The window CAAAATTGATTATGACATATTTGACCCACTAGAGGTAGCTCGGAAAGTCGCCACAGAATTGGAGAGAGAAGTGGACTGTAGAGAACCAAGTCGTAGTTCTTCTGAGAGAGCGTCAGGTGGTAGAATCCGACTTCCAGAAAGCCCAGATCCTATAAAGGGAAAAAACAGCATAGTAGCCCATCACCCATGTAAGGACATGTCAACTGGAACAAATCTTACTGCTGCTGTAGGAGAAAAGGTTCTTGTTAAAGCCACAGCCCTACCAATTGAAAGGGAGACTTGCATAGTGGACAGTGAGGTGGCCCAAAATATAGAACCTGACGAAGATAAACTCGTCTGTGGTTTTGATCTGAATGAAAATGTGTCTGATGATAATATGGATAACCAAACCAATTCAGTCACTGCTCCCATCTCGCTTGTTACCGCTTCAATGGCCGCAACCACTTCTGATTTGCCTTTGTCTCCTTTGCAGTTTGATGTCACTCATGGATTCAAAGGATCTGCTAAAACTAGTGCTTTTTGTCTGGCTCCGATGCACAAAGTCTCTGAAGGTGAGAGCTCTATCTTTGCTACAGGGAGTAGTAGCAGCTTGTTTCGGAAGTCGGAACACCTTGACTTTGATTTAAATGTTGCTGAGAGTGAATATTGGAAAATTTCAGACTTGCCACCGAGCAAGGAGACCCCAAATTCAGCTGCCCGTCCTTCTGGAGACGCTTCCTTAGAATCTTTTCCAAAAAGATCCAACTTGTTACAGCTGGATCTGAATTGTGCTAGTGATAGTGGTGATGCTCCATCATCATACTGGAGGAAGGATGAACGAGTTTTACCACATTTCACTGGTCAATTTAGTCGATCTGCTTCCTCTTCATCGTCATTAATGCAGCCTTCATTGAAAACCATTGATTTGAATGATCAACCATCTTATACTGAATTTTTGCATCCCGCTTTGACTGCCAAGTCATCTACTTCTGTTTCTGGAGGGTATAATACAAATACATCTGTAATTTCCCTCATGGGTACTCGAATTGCGGTCAACCAAAAAGACGATGTTCCTCAGACATTTCCCTTTTTTAACGACAGGATTGTGGACCCAGCACTGGATGCTAGTATGCCAAGAAGTGACAATGTTTTGGGGTCTGCATCTTCCTCGCTATATGCACGTTCTTACATGTATGGGAACAATGGCCCACCATATGGATATGGACCTACTGTACCAGAGTCCTCATCCATTTATGGACTTGGTGGTCAAACCCCTTACATGGTGGATTCAAGAGGATCACCTGTTGGTCCACAAGTTTTAGGTCGTTTCCCAGCTCTTCCTTCCTTCACGCAACAACCATCTTTTTCTGAAGGCCTGGCTGCTGCACCTGCTGACTCTATTGGCTTTGTGCATTCGAGGCATGGTTTTGATCGGACTTCCAGTTTAATGTTTGAGGGGAGAAGCAGGGATGCTGGATATACAAGGCAGCTGTTGAACCCTGGTCAGGATATACCAATGGATGGAGAAATGAGGGGCAATCCACAATCCACTTCTAGTTCTGGTGTTGGAGGAAAGCGCAAAGAAATGGATGGTGGCTGGGAACCCTACCCATATAGCCATAAACATCACCACCCAATGTGgaaataatgaaatatttaatttaactcCCTTTATAGAGTCTAGGAACAGGTGAAGTAGCTAGCGCTTCCGGAGTCGCAGGCTTGCAGATTGAAGCTAAGCAGAATGATTCAGCGGGAAGAAACAGGTAACATAATAAAGGCACAGGAGAAACTATAGATGCATCATGAGGTTGATTGCTATAGATACAAAGATTAGGATTATAACTTAAAAGTTCCTTATTTCTTGGTTTTTTTGCTTTTATTGAACGTAAAACTTTGCTTTTGAGTTGGGATGGCAGAACTTGTTACAAATAGCAAATGATTTGGTTCTTTCATTTTTCTAAGtgaattctttcttcttttttaataattctGATTACTTTTTAATTGagtcaattttaatataattgacTCCCAAGCTTCTGTAGCAATGAGCTCATCTGAAGATGAACTTATTCTAGctgagctcgagctcgagctcttTCAAGGGGCAAACCCATGGTAATGGTCTGCCATGAGATGTTTTGATAGCGTTCGTGATCCGTCCTTAATTTCCGAGTCAGAAGGACATGACCAGAACTTCTGTTGCTGttgtatatacatttttatCAATATAGTTAGTTGCATTATGAATAATCTCTGTACCTTCTGTCTGCATGGTAAAGATGAGAATAATAGACAAGACTTTCTTTGCAGCAAAAGAGGGCTTAAATCGGTCTTTGCCCAAATTTTGTGGACAcgtgactaattttaatttgtttcgaGAGTAATGCTACGTGACCCAAATTTTGTAGACagatgactaattttaattggaaGATTATGTGCATAGAAGGACTCTCATTATTATCAGTGTCAGTGGAAGCAGTCTTATATTACCAATTAGATTTGGAAAAAGTTTTTGAGAGCATTTTTCttgttatataatatacagtCAAGTTTTGGGTATTCAgcatttttcttgttttaataTACAGTCAAATTATATGTGTTGTACAGTATTTTAATATGATGATTTATGTACATAAGTGGAACCAATGCCATATTGCCATCTAATATTCAGGAAAAAAGATCGAGAACATATATGTGGTACAATAATTATGTACACAATATAAATGGAACCAGGAACacttttcattttaatattagTGCAGTAAAATCATCTGGTGTCATGGTGTGTTGTGGATGGGCAAGGAGGTGCGTGCTGCATATTTGCCTTCCGGAATAACATGCTTCTTCCgtcttttaataattttcatgtaTTAAACTattcataaatacgaatccaacaaaacCACTCATTACTATATTTAATCTTAcaaattagacgtaaattagtaatgtATCATGTTATAATTATTGCCGACATATCAAACAAGAAATGTTTTTAGAGACGGAGAAAGCATGACATAAGAATTGGACCGGAAAaggaaatgaaatttataaagatCTGTCCATAACCTAATTCAAAATATGTTAATGAAATAGGATTGACGCAGAGGCCGAGTACGTTACGTATGTTAAAGAAGTGTGAAGGCTTGCATAGGCCTGATTTTAAACATGATACACAGTAAAAATGGTAGACGGGTGTTGAACTGTTGATGTAATATATCAATATGATTTACTGTGAACATCACCTTTTTTCCTTCCATACTGGGTTGGTGTTGTCAATCTCTTCTTTTCTCCTCTCCTTTCTCAACTCGGGTGCTCATTGTCAAAGTTGCAAAATGTCCACGAATAATGGGGAAGTAGTTTTGGGTTATGAAAGGCAGTTTTCTACAGTTTAATCTAGACAGAATTATATTAGCTTTAAATCGCCATTCACAACACTCGTAAACTATAAACACTACACTATTCACAGAATTTAGGTGATCGGATATTATCATATCACTATTCTCTGAACTCTGAACTGGAACAAGTCGAAAACACCAGATTTTGTTTTGTGTACATGTACGACCCAAGCCCAACAAAACACAGATTTCTCAAATGATCCTGTGCAGCTTGATCGGGCATGTTTGGATTGAAGAAGCAGAAGTtgtttctggcttctgcttttcttgtcccgtttgtgtaaataagtagaagcacttttaagaagctgaaagTGCTAGCTTTTTTCTCAcagtttctacttcttttccaaacactttattaacttgtttacttctcacttctactccacttctttaatttaagtaagaaatcactttttttaagctagCTCAAACGGCCCCGATATATCATTCTTTGTTTCGCAGTTACTGAGAACACAATATTTAATCTAGCATTTAGTTTAGGTCTCCCTTGAGTCTTGCCCAGTTTATGGTAGAAACAAAGCAGCGCACTTGTTCGGCAAGACTCGCTTTAAACCAAAAGTAACCCCCTCTCAAAATCAATAAAACTTGAATTTGATGCTGCAAAAATTTCACTCAGTCTGCAACTACTCCTTCCTTCCTTCGTCCTTAGGAAGGGACAGTCGTAGCTGCGCTTTCTATGATAACGATGATACTGCCATCCATGGACAATGATATAATGAGATGCAGTGAATATCCTTGAGTCCTTTCTGagtataattttacatatagtATTACCTACCACCCAGCTGGTCTAAAGAAAGGCCTTCACATCATATAACTTGTTACAGTTTATCAGCCTGAGATACAACATGTAAACTCTTTGCTGCATCACTTTGCCAAAGGACAAACACCATACAAATGAGGACGTAACGTTTCACGTGTTTTAACAAGGAAGAAATGATAGAGATCATATAAATTGCCAGACATGAGACAACACTAAATCAAAGCAGTCTAAATGGAGTAATGGACATAGCATTCAAGATTTTTGATACAAGAACCTATATGTACTATCATCCATTACTGTTTGTtgccaaaaaagaaaaagaaataaaatgctAATCAAGCCATCACTTGTTCAACAGAAGTAGCAGCCATAGTTGGCATCACTGTTTACTAATTAATTTAAGGATGTGCATGTCTCACAATTTCTAACTAATTCTTTCAAGTAGTATGCATGGTACACAAACTTCCTTCTATAGTGGTTCAAGCTCATTGCCCATCTGTGATACTTATGCATTATGCTACAAATACACAACCAGTTCACATCCAATGCGATAAATATGAAACTATGAAAGAACCATATGAGTTGTCACAAGGATATATTTGATTATGATTCTTACTTCTGATGAAGTGCTTGCTCATGAATGCATATGTATGATTACTTACACTAGTTACATTTCCATAACATCCCTACAGATATAATTAACCATTCCGATCGAACATGAACTGATTTCTAACCATCATTATCAGTAGGGTAAACCAAGCCATGTTTTATTATAGAGCAAATCCATACAAGAATGTACACAACTGATTGCAATGACAGAACAAAAGCATGCTTACTAAAAGACCTAATAGTTCAGAGCATATAATATAGATCTCCCACATAAGGTGGCAGTGCATCCcatttcaaaagtaaaacaaaaGCAAAACAAGCTCCGGTGAATAAAATCCATTATATACATTGCAAAAGAACATAATTCAAAGTAAAACATTATTTGACTACTAGTTGAAATGTAAATTGACGGATTTAAAAGAAATGCATAAAGCCATAATTAAACTACTCTAACCCAGGAATATAATCAGGGGAGCTTGACGATCCACCAGCACCACCCGAtaaactcttcttcttcttcccctCTTCGTAATCAGGATCACTGGTGGGTAACTCAAACCTGCACACCGGACAAGTATTTCTCGAAGCTAACCAAGGCACTATACAATCTCCATGGTAACCATGTCCACAAGGCAATTCCTTAGCAGTCTCTCCCACATTCACCATATCTTTGCATACAGCACAGAGCAAGGCTTCTTTCTCGGACTTGATCTCGACAACTTTAAGCAATGCCACTGCTGATTCAGCCGCAGGTGGCGCTCCTCTTCTTCCACCACTATCAGTATCAGCTAAATTACGCAACACGGCTTCGTATCCAGCTGCATCGACATAGTCCCCTGGATTACCGACATAACCAGGACCTCCATGTAATCGAAATTCAATCGAATTATCCTCGAATCCCATTAAAATATCCGCCCAATCAAGAATCCTCTCACGGCGACTAGTCCCTCGTGTGGCGAAATCTCGGAGACGCTGGCGAAGGCGATCACGCCGTGCCCTACGCAACTCCTCATCGCTTTCGACACGATCGggatcctcatcatcatcaaaccgtTCTTCACGATTCTGATCAAccacttcatcttcatcatcatcttcattatccTCATCGTTGTCATCATCTTCGTTATCCTCCTCCTCATCTTCTTCTTCCCACCCGTCCAGCTCAATCCGGAGATAGTCATCATCCACGCGCTCCGGAGGGGGAGACGGAGGCGCGTCATCCACACGCGCCACCTGCGCGAGTAAGTTCAGAACCTGAATGAACTGGTTACCTAGAGACGGATCCAGTGGCGGATCTGACTATGAaattaaggggggtcaatttttttgtaaaaaaaattaaaaggggtcacaaaaaaatt of the Daucus carota subsp. sativus chromosome 4, DH1 v3.0, whole genome shotgun sequence genome contains:
- the LOC108216153 gene encoding uncharacterized protein LOC108216153, whose amino-acid sequence is MTLEAVCDDVDVNGYPGSKHEQPECSSQDISNSRCINSEEKTLEPAMDEITPAILPEAVRTEVGGDSTIQPYDENSDHASPDPVHSCKMKLHSENNSVLGNPSKQQLEAISGIRSPGSVVTGPRTFEGQFDVANSNEHDKEKPMVQIRSYSISPIPCSKIPASDSAAPVDTLQGSSVNELNMGKSEGVTSSLSGKEDSEMIKESNGQNVSNEVEVVCRNEVELVSSEVCDSISPNPCSKLSASDSAAPADALQGSFANELDLGKSEGVTSNISGKEDTKVTEESNAQNVSSEVELVCRNVDLTANLSRKEGTEVTELSDGQNVMDKDEVTTGSEDITTDLLRKEDVKVIEKQTGQKNSGKDEVVRGNDPGFSMSGADLNHSVQKTSDFKIDYDIFDPLEVARKVATELEREVDCREPSRSSSERASGGRIRLPESPDPIKGKNSIVAHHPCKDMSTGTNLTAAVGEKVLVKATALPIERETCIVDSEVAQNIEPDEDKLVCGFDLNENVSDDNMDNQTNSVTAPISLVTASMAATTSDLPLSPLQFDVTHGFKGSAKTSAFCLAPMHKVSEGESSIFATGSSSSLFRKSEHLDFDLNVAESEYWKISDLPPSKETPNSAARPSGDASLESFPKRSNLLQLDLNCASDSGDAPSSYWRKDERVLPHFTGQFSRSASSSSSLMQPSLKTIDLNDQPSYTEFLHPALTAKSSTSVSGGYNTNTSVISLMGTRIAVNQKDDVPQTFPFFNDRIVDPALDASMPRSDNVLGSASSSLYARSYMYGNNGPPYGYGPTVPESSSIYGLGGQTPYMVDSRGSPVGPQVLGRFPALPSFTQQPSFSEGLAAAPADSIGFVHSRHGFDRTSSLMFEGRSRDAGYTRQLLNPGQDIPMDGEMRGNPQSTSSSGVGGKRKEMDGGWEPYPYSHKHHHPMWK
- the LOC108217404 gene encoding E3 ubiquitin-protein ligase CIP8-like → MAESPSHPPPSPPQLAPSTESDQNVEYWCYQCDKRVNVEALVDPPQISDPPLDPSLGNQFIQVLNLLAQVARVDDAPPSPPPERVDDDYLRIELDGWEEEDEEEDNEDDDNDEDNEDDDEDEVVDQNREERFDDDEDPDRVESDEELRRARRDRLRQRLRDFATRGTSRRERILDWADILMGFEDNSIEFRLHGGPGYVGNPGDYVDAAGYEAVLRNLADTDSGGRRGAPPAAESAVALLKVVEIKSEKEALLCAVCKDMVNVGETAKELPCGHGYHGDCIVPWLASRNTCPVCRFELPTSDPDYEEGKKKKSLSGGAGGSSSSPDYIPGLE